TGCGGGCCTTCCGGACCTCCTTCCCCGACATGGTGGACACCGTCGTCGAGCAGTGGGCGGAGGGGGACACGGTCATCTCCCGGGTGGAGTGCACCGCCACCCAGCTCGGCGCCTTCCGCGGCCTGCCGCCCAGCGGCCGCAAGGCCACCTTCGGGGCGCTGGGCATCGACCGGTTCCGCGGGGACAAGATCATCGAGCGGTCGGCGCACTTCGACCTCGCCGACCTGATGCGCAAGTACGGACACACCCAGCTGGACGTGCCCCCGCAGGACCGGCCGTGAAGCCGGCGCCGTTCGACTACGTCCGTCCCGCCAGCGCGGCCGAGGCCGTGTGGGCCCTGGCCGCGGCGCACGAGGCCGGGCGCGACGCCCGGGTCCTCGCGGGCGGCCAGTCCCTGGTCCCGCTGCTCAACCGGCGCGCCCTGCGCCCCGACCTGATCGTCGACCTAGGCAAGGTCCCCGCGCTCACCGGCATCCAGACCGGCCCGCGCGGGGTCCGGATCGGCGCCCTCACCCCGCACGCCACCGTCGAGCGCAGCACCGACCCCGGGCTGAACCGGCGGCTGCCGGTGCTCCCCGAGGCGGCCGCGCTGGTCGGACAGCTCCCGGTGCGGGTGCGCGGCACGGTCGGCGGGAGCCTCGCGCACGCCGACCCCGGCGCCGAGTGGTGCCTGCTCGCGGTCCTGCTGGGCGCCGAACTGACCCTGCTGGGGCCGGGCGGCACGCGGGTGGTGGGCGCCGACGCCTTCCTGCGCGGGCGCCACCGCACGGCCCTGCGGCCGGGGGAGATCCTGGTCGAGGTGCGCTTCCCGCGGGCCGAGCCCGCCGCCGCGCTGGTGGAGTACGCCGTCCAGCCCGGCCGGATCCCGGAAGTGGCCGCCGCCGCGGCGCTGGTCCTGGACGCCGACGGGCGGATCGGTTCCGCCCGCCTCGCGCTGGCGGGACCGCTGGAACGCCCGATGCGGATCCCGGCCGCCGAAGCCCTGCTGATCGGGGCCCGCCCCGGCCAGGAGAGCTTCGCGGTGGCCGCCGCCAAGGCCGTACGGATCACCGGGGCCACCGGTGACCTGGGCACCCTGGCGGCCGTACTGGCCCGTCGGGCGCTCGCCGAGTCCGCCGCCCGGGCCGCCGTCCTGGCGCCGCTGCGCCGCGACAGACTGGAGCTGGTGCCGGTATGACCGCCCCTGCGTCCGCCCCCGCTTCTGCTTCCGTGACCCCCGCGACCTCCGCCGTCCCCGTGCGGCTGACCGTCAACGGTGAGCGGCGCGCCCTGGACGTCGAGGCGCGGCGCAGCCTGGCCGACGTGCTGCGCCGCGACCTGCGGCTCACCGGCACCACGGTCGGCTGCGAGACCGGCGTGTGCGGTTCCTGCACGGTGCTGCTGGACGACGAACCGGTACGGGCCTGCGCGATGCTCGCCGTGCAGGCCGACGGCGGCTCCGTCGAGACCGTCGAGTCCCTGGCCCCGGCGGACGGTGAACTCGGACCGCTGCAAACGGTGTTCCGGGACCACTTCGCCCTCCAGTGCGGGTTCTGCACCCCCGGCTTCCTGATGCTCGCGACCGCCCTGCTGCGCCGCGAGCCCGACCCGGACCGCACCGCCGTGCGGGCCTGCGTCTCCGCGAACCTGTGCCGCTGCACCGGCTACCAGCCGGTCGTGGACGCCGTGTGCGCCGCCGCGGCCGCCTGCGCTTCCGCTCGCGCCGAGGAGGAAGCGTGAGCACCGGGGTCGTCGGGCGGTCCGTACCCCGGCTGGAGGACGACCGGCTGCTGCGCGGGCGCGGCCGCTTCCACGACGACGTGGCGCGCCCCGGCCAGCTGTGGCTGCGCGTCGTACGCTCCCCCCTCGCGCACGCCCGGATCCTCGGCGTGGACACCGCGCGGGCCGCCGCCCTGCCCGGGGTGGCGCTCGTCCTCACCGCCGACGACCTGCCCCCGGGCCTGCGGATCCCGGTCCGCCAGCCGCACCCCGGGATCGACTTCACCGACTACCTCCAGCCCCCGCTGGCCACCGGGTACGTCCGGTACGCGGGGGAGCCGGTGGCCGTCGTCCTCGCCGAGGACCCCTACCTCGCGGAGGACGCCGCCGAGCTGGTGGAGCTCGACCTGGAAGAGCTGACCCCGGCGCTGGACGCCCGTACGGCCGCGGCCGGGCCCGGGACCGTATCCCTGCCCGGGGCGCCCGCGCCGCGCGTGGGCACCGTCGACTTCTCCTACGGGGACGTGGACGCGGCCTTCGCCGCGGCCGCCCACGTGGTCAGCGCCGACCTGCGCACCGGCCGGCACAGCGGCACCCCGCTGGAGCCGCGCGGCCTGACCGCCGACATCGAGGACCCGCACGACCCCGGCGGTCCCGGCGGGCGGATCACGATCTGGGGCGCGGCGAAGATCCCGCACATCAACCGGCGGGTGCTCGCCTCCCTGCTCGCGATCCCCGAACACCGCATCCACATGCGGGAGACGGACGCGGGCGGCAGCTTCGGCATCCGCGGCGAGTTCTATCCCGAGGACTTCCTCGTCCCCTTCCTGTGCCTGCGCACCGGACGCCCGGTGAAGTGGTCCGAGGACCGGGCCGAGCACATGAGCGCCGCCAACCACGCCCGCGAGCAGGAACACCGGATCGAGCTGGCCTTCGACGCGGACGGGCTGCTGCTGGGGCTGCGGGACGAGGCCTGGCTGGACAACGGCGCGTACATCCGTACGCACGGGGCGGTCGTCGCGGCGCTCACCGCGTCGATGATCTCGGGGGCCTACCGGATCCCCGCGTGCAGCTCGCGCGTGCACATCGTCACCACCAACAAGACCCCGATCGGCACCTACCGGGCGCCCGGCCGCTTCCAGCACAACTTCGTGCGCGAGCACGCCCTCGATCTCGCCGCCACTCAACTGGGCCTGGATCCCGTTGAGTTGCGGCGGCGCCACCTGCTCACCGGAACCGAACTCCCGCACCGGCGGCCGATGCAGGTCTTCGGCTCGCCCATGGTCCTCGACGGCAAGGACCACCTGGAGCACTTCGACAAGGCGCTCGCGTCGGTCGGCTACGCACGCTGGCGCGAGGAGGCGCGGGCCGCCCGCGCCGCCGGCCGGCTCGTCGGCACCGGCTGCGCGGTGATCCTGGAGAAGGCCGGGCTCGGCTACGACAGCGCGGTCGTCGACATCGGCGTCACCGGCGCGGTCCGGGTCGCGATGGGCGGCGCGAACGTCGGCCAGGGCATCGAGACCGTCATGGCCCAGATCGCCGCCGACGAACTCGCCGTACCCGTCGCCTCGGTGCGGGTCGTGCTCTCCGACACCGACGTCCTCCCCGACGGCGGCGGCACCTTCGGCAGCCGCTCCACCGTCGTCGGCGGCGAAGCCGTGCGCCGGGCCGCGGTCGCGGTCCGCGAGAAGGCGGTGCGGGTGGCCGCGGGGCTCCTGGAGGTCCCGCCGGAATCCGTGCACCTGATCCCGGGCGGCCTGGGTTCCAACTCCGCTGTGGGGGAGTTGGGTTGGGCGGCGATCGCGGCAGCCTCGTTCACCCCGCGCTGGATCCGCACCGGCGAGGAGGTCGGCCTGATGGGCCGGGCGACGTACGCCGCGGACGGGATGACGTACCCCTACGGCGCCCACTTCGCGCAGGCGGAAGTCGACCCCGGCACCGGCGTGGTGCGGCTGCTGCGGTACGCCATGACCTACGAGATCGGGCGCGCCGTCCACCCCGAGGCGGTCCGCGGCCAGCTCATCGGCGGCGCCGTCCAGGGCATCGGCGGCGCCCTGTCCGAGGAGTTCCGCTACGACGCGCGCGGCCGCCCGCTGTCCCTGACCCTCGACGACTACCTGTGGCCGCGCGCCGCGGACCTCCCCGAATTCCAGGTCGAGGTCTACGAGGACGCCCCGGCCCCCGGCAACCCACTGGGCCTGCGCGGAGCCGGCGAGGGCGGCACCGCGGGCAGCGGGGCCGTCGTCGCGGGCGCCGTACGGGACGCCCTGGGACTGCCCGGCGACGTCGGCGCCCTCCCGCTGCACCCCGCGAGGGTGCGCTCCCTGATGTCCCTGCACCACACGACGCACCACAACCCTAAGGAGGAGCTGTGACAGTGAACCAAGCGGTTCTCGACTGGCTCAATACCGAACCCGACTGGGACGCACCGGGCCAGGCCCCGGCCGCCCCGGTCTCCGACGGCCCTGTCTCCGCGGACGTGACCGCACCCTCGGCGGCCACGCTCGCATCCGCGACGGACGCCGAACGCATGGAACTGGTCACCGACTACGTGCGCCGGGAGGTCGCCCGCTCCGTGGGCGTCACCCCGGCCGCGCTGGACACCGAGCGGACGCTGGTCAGCGTGGGCATCGGCTCGATGCTGGGGCTGGAACTCCAGTACCGGCTGCGGTCCGCCCTCGGCGTCGCACCCGAACTGACGGAGCTGCTCATGGCCAAGGACACGCACGCGCTGGCCGCGATGGTCGTCGCGCTGCTCGGGTCCGGCGGATGACCGCGAAGCTGGCGCCGCCGGCCGGCGCTGATGTCTGGCTGCTGCGGCAGCCGAAGCCGGACGACATCACCGGCGTGCTGGAGATGACCGAACTGGACGAGAACGAACTCCAGCGGGCCCGCGCCTGCCGCCGCCAGTCGGGCGGCTACCTGTACGCGGCGGCGCACATCGCGCTGCGCCGCGTCCTCGCCACCTACGTGGGGGAACCGGCCGGGTCGCTGGAGTTCGGCCGCGGCCCCTGCCCGTGCTGCGACCAGCAGCACGGCCGCCCCATCCTCCTGCAACCCACCTCCGACCTGCACTTCTCCCTCTCGCACAGCAGCGGGATCGTGCTGATCGGAGTGGCATCGGTACCGATCGGCGTCGACGTCGAGAAGGTACCGACGGCCGAGACCGCCCGGGTGTGCACCGCCGCGTTGCACGCGGACGAGCGCGCCGAACTGGCGGAGGTCCCCGAATGCGCCGGCACCTCGGCCTTCGGACGGCTGTGGACCCGCAAGGAGGCCTACCTCAAGGGACTGGGCACCGGCCTCGGCCGGGACCTGTCCCTGGACTACCTGGGGTGGGAGAGCGAACGCCACCCGAAGGGCTGGTCCGTGGTCGACGTCCCGGCGGGCCCCCGCCACACGGCGGCGGCCGCGATCGGCTACGACGGCGCCCCGGCGGGCCCGGTGACCCTGCGCTGGCTCCCGATCGAGAGCCTGTTCACCGGCACCCGCGCCAACCTCGCGAACCGCGACTCGGTCCTGGCGGAGCTGGCCGCCTGACCCGGCCCCGCCCACGGGCCCCCGCAAAAGAAGCCCCCGACCGGGAACCCACCCCGGCCGGGGGCTTCTCGCGGAACAACAGTCAGGACCCGTTCACCACACAGGTCGCGAAGGCGGCGACGATGACCGCGGAACTGGACTGGTTGTTCACGACGGCACTCCACTCGGTCTGATCCGGGTCGGGGAGGCTCCCGAGTACCTGGAATCCGGCGGGCAGGGAGGCCTCGCTCACGAGGTAGTTGCCGCCGATCACCCTGCTTCCCGCGGGACAGGAGGCAGTGACACCTGCAGAGCCCGCGAAGGGAGGGATGGTCCTCTCGTTCGTCACGAGCTGGAACTGACTGTGTCCCGGGGGGCCGGGCGGGCCGGCGGGTCCGGGCGCACCGGACGGACCTGCCGAGCCCGCCGGACCGGGCGGACCCGGCGGACCGGACTGGTTCCAGTTGAGCGGCGTCTCCAGCCGCGCCCGGCACTGCTGCTGGGCCGAGTCGATGACCCTCACACCCCCGGTCCCTGTGGTGATGCAACCGTGAATGACGCCGTCACCGTCCGGAATGCTGGCCACGGCCACACCGGCCATGACCCCGGACACACCAACGACCGCCGCGACGCCGACCAGCCATCTCCTGCGCCGCGCGGGCAGCGCCCGCCATTTCGCTCGCATCGCATGCTCCTTCGTCGGAGGGGGAGTTCACCGTCACACGCCACCCCCCGGCCGCCCGCGAACCACCCCGCCGCGCGGCGGCGGATCACACGAAAGTGGGGAGCCCGGCCGGGATCGAGGTCCGGGACCGGACTCTCGAGCGATCCGCAGGCGATCACACAGCAGCTGGCGCGGCCACTTGCTCACCGCGCCTGCTCCTGCTGTGCACGGGCGCGACGCCGGGCCTGGTGCCGCTCCTCCTCGTGGAGCAGGTCCTGGAGCGCCCGCGCGAGGGCGACGGCCTTCGGCCAGCCGTCCGGGAGGCGGACCGCGATGTGCCACGCGGCCAGGGCAGCCGCGGCCTCCATGGTCCGACGGCCCTCGGCCTGGAAGTGGAAGCACCGCACGCCGTGGGCGACGAGGCTGCCGCCGTCGCTCAGGTACGCCAGCCACTGCGCGGTGACCGCGCTGTCCGGCGGATGCTCCGCGTGGGCGAGTACGTACGCCACTTCCTGAGCGAGCCGCGACTCCCGGCTCACCGCACACCCGCCCGAACCGGCTTGCACGACGGGTCCCGGAGATTGTGCACCCAGTCCGACGGCCGGGCCCCGGACGCCGAGTGCCGGATGAACTCCCGCCCACCCGCCCGGATGGGACGGTCGCAGACGGCACAGATCCGCTCCGCGGCCACCGTCGCGGCGTTCACAGCTGCTCCAGGGTTCCCGGGGCCGCGGTGAACTCCAGGCCGTCGACGCCCCGGATGTACGCGGTCCGCGTGTACTGCGGGCGCCCGGCGACAGGGCCAAGAGGCTCTTGGATCACGGCCATCAACTCGCCCTCGCGGTCAGTCTTCGGATCCCGGACCCGCTGGCGCAACAGCGGATGGTCCAGGTACTCGAACGCCCCGCCCGACCTGCCCTCACGTACGTCCATCCCGGCACTCCCGCTCTGTTCGTCTGCGCTCGTCGTCGCCACAGGAGGAGGATGGGCTCGCACGCAGAGGGGCAGACAGGCCATCGCGTGGCCATCGGTGGCCACGTAGCGGCCATGGCCGGGGACAGACGCGATGACACCTCACACTGGGGCCATGAGCCACCGAAATGACGCGCTCAGGGCCGCCCGCATCAAGGCGGGCTGGCGCACCATGGAGGCAGCCGCTGCCGCACTCCAGACTTACGGACAACGGTTCCTCGACGACCCTCACTTCACCGTGAGCGCCCGTACCTGGCGCCGCTGGGAGGGCAATGCGCCCGGCTGGCCGCCGGAGGAGACCGGGACCGTGCTCCACGAGGCGCTCGGCCGGTGGCCCGAAGACCTCGGATTCACGACGCCCGCCGGGTGGATCCGGCCTGAGGCCCACTCAGAGGAAGACGTGAAGCGTCGCACCTTCGTATCCGTTACCGCAGCCGCGCTGATGCCCGGACCCGTCGGCAGCCAGCACGTCGACCCCGCGCTCATCGATTACTTCCAGCAGCAGCTGGAGGGCCACTACCGCGCCGACATGTTCCTCGGTCCGCACGACCTCATCGGCACGGTCAGCGCTCAGTACCAGCTCATCGACAAGCTGGTGCGCAGCGCGAAGGGCGAAACCCGTCGCGGCCTGCTTCGCGTTGGCGCCGCGTACGCAGCACTCGTCGGCTGGCTCTACCAGGACGCCGGTGACCTGGGCGCCTCGACGTTCTGGCGGGGGATCACGCAGGAGATCGCGGCCCGGTCCCGGGACCCACACCTTGTCGGGTACTCCCTCGTGAACTTGGCGCAGGTCCGGACGGACCTCAGCGACGGGCACGGCGTGATCGACCTGTGCGAGGCCGCTCTCGGCGACGACCGCCTGTTCCCCAAGGTCCGCATCATGGCCATGCAACAGCAGGCCCACGGTGCCAGCCTTACCGGCGACCGGACCGCCGTTGACCGGCTCATCGATACTGCGTACGGCCTTCTCTCCCGCGTCGACGACGACCTCCCCTGGGGCAATGCCTGCCGCCGCACGCCCGGCTACCTCGAAGTCCAGCGGGCCACCTGCTACGGCCGGCTCGGCCTCGGCCGCGAGGCAGAATCCCTCTGGTCGCAAGTCCTCGACGCAGTGCCCGCAACAGCCCGCCGGGACCGCGGCGTCTACCTCGCCCGGCATGCCACAGCAGCCGCTGGGGCCCGGGAACCGGAGAGGGCGGTAGAGATCGTCCGAGAGGCAGCAGTGATCGCGGCAGAGACCCGGTCCGCGCGGATGATCCGCGAACTGTCCACCCTGGAACGGGCCATGCGGCCGTGGCACGATGCCCCGGTGGGCCGGGACCTCGCCGAGATCCTGGCGCCTGTGAACGAGGGGAGCTGACATGGGCCTGCCGCAGCCGATGACGGACGAGGAGATCGCCGAGCACCTGGCCGGGCTGCCAGGCTGGGCGCGGGAGGGCGACGCGATCACCCGCACGTACCCGATCCGCTACCACGCGGCGGTGGCCGCGATCGTCACGATCGCGGACCGCTCCCGGCGGATTCAGCACCACGCCGATCTCGACCTCCGCATCGATCACCTGCGCGCGTCGGTCACCACGCACGACGCGGGGCACCGGATCACCCGAGCCGACTTCGACCTCGCACACCGCATCGACGCGATCATCGCTGCGCACCAGGCGCTCCCGCTGGACTGAGCATCGACGCCGAAGAGCTGCCCCGCCGCTGACGCGGGACCCTAGGCTGGCGGGGTGATGCGGACCGTTGTGCTGGATGTGGGGGAGACCCTGGTCCGTGACGACCGGTACTGGGCGTCCTGGGCGGACTGGCTGCACGTTCCCCGGCATACGCTGTCGGCGCTGGTGGGGGCCGTCGTCGTGGACGGCCGGGACAACGCGGACGCGCTGCGGTTGCTGCGGCCGGGGATCGACATCGGCGCCGAATACCGCGCCCGCGAGGCCGCGGGCCGGGGCGAGCGGCTCGATGAGACCGACCTGTACGACGACGTTCGGCCGGCCCTGAGCGCCCTGCGGCGGCTCGGGCTGCGGGTCGTGATCGCCGGGAACCAGACGGCCAGGGCAGGGGAGCTGCTGCGGGCGCTGGACCTGCCCGTCGACCTGGTGGCGACCTCGGGGGAGTGGGGCGTGGCGAAGCCCTCGCCCGCGTTCTTCCGGCGCGTGCTGGAGGTGTCGCGGGCCCCGGCGGACCGGACGCTGTACGTCGGTGACCACCCGGCCAACGACATCCACCCGGCCAAGGCGGCGGGCCTGCGCACCGCGCACCTCCGGCGGGGTCCGTGGGGCTTCTGGTGGGCCGACGCCCCGGCCGTGCGGGCCGCCGCGGACTGGTCCGTGGACTCGCTCGCCGAGCTGGTGGGGATCGTCAAGCCTTAAGGACGCGCGGGGAGTTCCGGCTCACGGTCACCCGTTCCCGTCGGGGCTCGCGCGGGATCGGCGCGCGTGATCGACATCGTGCGACGATCCTCCTTTGACTCGAGGG
This is a stretch of genomic DNA from Streptomyces sp. NBC_00536. It encodes these proteins:
- a CDS encoding ester cyclase, encoding MPGTALTAEERKAKAAQLFERIITHGELHLADDLFHEDFSWPQFGLHGPEGVRTWVRAFRTSFPDMVDTVVEQWAEGDTVISRVECTATQLGAFRGLPPSGRKATFGALGIDRFRGDKIIERSAHFDLADLMRKYGHTQLDVPPQDRP
- a CDS encoding FAD binding domain-containing protein, encoding MKPAPFDYVRPASAAEAVWALAAAHEAGRDARVLAGGQSLVPLLNRRALRPDLIVDLGKVPALTGIQTGPRGVRIGALTPHATVERSTDPGLNRRLPVLPEAAALVGQLPVRVRGTVGGSLAHADPGAEWCLLAVLLGAELTLLGPGGTRVVGADAFLRGRHRTALRPGEILVEVRFPRAEPAAALVEYAVQPGRIPEVAAAAALVLDADGRIGSARLALAGPLERPMRIPAAEALLIGARPGQESFAVAAAKAVRITGATGDLGTLAAVLARRALAESAARAAVLAPLRRDRLELVPV
- a CDS encoding (2Fe-2S)-binding protein yields the protein MTPATSAVPVRLTVNGERRALDVEARRSLADVLRRDLRLTGTTVGCETGVCGSCTVLLDDEPVRACAMLAVQADGGSVETVESLAPADGELGPLQTVFRDHFALQCGFCTPGFLMLATALLRREPDPDRTAVRACVSANLCRCTGYQPVVDAVCAAAAACASARAEEEA
- a CDS encoding xanthine dehydrogenase family protein molybdopterin-binding subunit, giving the protein MSTGVVGRSVPRLEDDRLLRGRGRFHDDVARPGQLWLRVVRSPLAHARILGVDTARAAALPGVALVLTADDLPPGLRIPVRQPHPGIDFTDYLQPPLATGYVRYAGEPVAVVLAEDPYLAEDAAELVELDLEELTPALDARTAAAGPGTVSLPGAPAPRVGTVDFSYGDVDAAFAAAAHVVSADLRTGRHSGTPLEPRGLTADIEDPHDPGGPGGRITIWGAAKIPHINRRVLASLLAIPEHRIHMRETDAGGSFGIRGEFYPEDFLVPFLCLRTGRPVKWSEDRAEHMSAANHAREQEHRIELAFDADGLLLGLRDEAWLDNGAYIRTHGAVVAALTASMISGAYRIPACSSRVHIVTTNKTPIGTYRAPGRFQHNFVREHALDLAATQLGLDPVELRRRHLLTGTELPHRRPMQVFGSPMVLDGKDHLEHFDKALASVGYARWREEARAARAAGRLVGTGCAVILEKAGLGYDSAVVDIGVTGAVRVAMGGANVGQGIETVMAQIAADELAVPVASVRVVLSDTDVLPDGGGTFGSRSTVVGGEAVRRAAVAVREKAVRVAAGLLEVPPESVHLIPGGLGSNSAVGELGWAAIAAASFTPRWIRTGEEVGLMGRATYAADGMTYPYGAHFAQAEVDPGTGVVRLLRYAMTYEIGRAVHPEAVRGQLIGGAVQGIGGALSEEFRYDARGRPLSLTLDDYLWPRAADLPEFQVEVYEDAPAPGNPLGLRGAGEGGTAGSGAVVAGAVRDALGLPGDVGALPLHPARVRSLMSLHHTTHHNPKEEL
- a CDS encoding acyl carrier protein, which produces MTVNQAVLDWLNTEPDWDAPGQAPAAPVSDGPVSADVTAPSAATLASATDAERMELVTDYVRREVARSVGVTPAALDTERTLVSVGIGSMLGLELQYRLRSALGVAPELTELLMAKDTHALAAMVVALLGSGG
- a CDS encoding 4'-phosphopantetheinyl transferase family protein → MTAKLAPPAGADVWLLRQPKPDDITGVLEMTELDENELQRARACRRQSGGYLYAAAHIALRRVLATYVGEPAGSLEFGRGPCPCCDQQHGRPILLQPTSDLHFSLSHSSGIVLIGVASVPIGVDVEKVPTAETARVCTAALHADERAELAEVPECAGTSAFGRLWTRKEAYLKGLGTGLGRDLSLDYLGWESERHPKGWSVVDVPAGPRHTAAAAIGYDGAPAGPVTLRWLPIESLFTGTRANLANRDSVLAELAA
- a CDS encoding Twin-arginine translocation pathway signal; this translates as MSHRNDALRAARIKAGWRTMEAAAAALQTYGQRFLDDPHFTVSARTWRRWEGNAPGWPPEETGTVLHEALGRWPEDLGFTTPAGWIRPEAHSEEDVKRRTFVSVTAAALMPGPVGSQHVDPALIDYFQQQLEGHYRADMFLGPHDLIGTVSAQYQLIDKLVRSAKGETRRGLLRVGAAYAALVGWLYQDAGDLGASTFWRGITQEIAARSRDPHLVGYSLVNLAQVRTDLSDGHGVIDLCEAALGDDRLFPKVRIMAMQQQAHGASLTGDRTAVDRLIDTAYGLLSRVDDDLPWGNACRRTPGYLEVQRATCYGRLGLGREAESLWSQVLDAVPATARRDRGVYLARHATAAAGAREPERAVEIVREAAVIAAETRSARMIRELSTLERAMRPWHDAPVGRDLAEILAPVNEGS
- a CDS encoding 4a-hydroxytetrahydrobiopterin dehydratase translates to MGLPQPMTDEEIAEHLAGLPGWAREGDAITRTYPIRYHAAVAAIVTIADRSRRIQHHADLDLRIDHLRASVTTHDAGHRITRADFDLAHRIDAIIAAHQALPLD
- a CDS encoding HAD family hydrolase, with translation MRTVVLDVGETLVRDDRYWASWADWLHVPRHTLSALVGAVVVDGRDNADALRLLRPGIDIGAEYRAREAAGRGERLDETDLYDDVRPALSALRRLGLRVVIAGNQTARAGELLRALDLPVDLVATSGEWGVAKPSPAFFRRVLEVSRAPADRTLYVGDHPANDIHPAKAAGLRTAHLRRGPWGFWWADAPAVRAAADWSVDSLAELVGIVKP